One segment of Pseudodesulfovibrio sp. 5S69 DNA contains the following:
- a CDS encoding pyruvate carboxylase: protein MQPKSFEQVLEEVKGKRILVANRGIPARRICRSITEMFNAKAIMTATDVDKTSPASSGANELLMLGSDPRAYLDQDRIIHEAKANNVVAIHPGWGFCSEDDSFPAKCAKEGIIFIGPEQEPMRILGNKVAVRKLAIEQGVPVVPGSEGAVSIPEARKIAQEIGFPVMLKAEGGGGGRGIYEVYQEEDLENAFSKASALAQASFGNPRLYVEKLLTSVRHIEIQVIADQYGNVFCMDERDCTVQRNHQKLIEITPSPWPKFNPELRAQLKDYARRLVSAVGYYSLATVEFLVDGDGVPYLIEVNTRLQVEHGITECRYGIDLVEEQIAIAFGSKLRLNEENTKPFQWAMQCRINCEDPQKHFEPNSGRLTRYVSPGGQGIRIDSCVGDGYRFPSNYDSAASLLIAYGNSWKKVVALMSRALREYMIGGVKTTIPFHRKIIDHQRFIDADYDTNFVRQNYAELMDYSDREPDSLRLTRLVAEISAQGYNKYVQLGEYRGREDRRVGRFHLAKPPEVSSWFEPRFSRKMDRDAILDTLRTDREAGIIHMTDTTTRDITQSNSGNRFRLAEDRIIGPSLDKCGFFSLENGGGAHFHVAMLANMTYPFTEAAEWNKFAPDTLKQILIRSTNILGYKPQPKNVMRLTGEMINEHYEIIRCFDFLNHVDNMRPFAEVAMNSKRNIFEPAISLSWAKGFTVERYMTVTDEIIRMCSEAAGLSRKQTEKTIILGLKDMGGVCPPRFMRELISAITKKYPELVIHSHRHYTDGLFVPTMGAAAEAGAHIVDVAIGASVRWYGQGEVLSTAAYIEDEIGLKTHLDKDMIRATNFRLKQIMPYYDRYTAPYFQGIDHDVVRHGMPGGATSSSQEGALKQGYIKLLPYMLKFLEGTRKVVRYHDVTPGSQITWNTAFLAVTGAYKRGGAREVRRLLNMLDVVNLCREDELTDLEREARLDLYRDSNDAFRNLLLGKFGKLPLGFPADWVYQSAFGSGWETAIKERTEASPLTTLKDVDLVAEKKALQSRLHRQPSEEEFIMYLNHPGDAIKTIDFCEKFGNINNLPVDVWFEGLEKGEVLDFQGNCQKPHLMRILDISEPDENGMAVVRYVLDSEIMSHQVKVAEAEVGGKDATEMADPANVYHVGSPSNGDLWVTHVRPGDRVKAGEELFNISIMKQEKAVLAPVSGMVRRVIKSANYTEDKKMIPVVEGELLVELGPEAGTCPTCKVDVPMEDCNFCPNCGQKL, encoded by the coding sequence ATGCAGCCGAAGTCCTTTGAACAGGTACTTGAAGAGGTCAAGGGGAAGCGGATACTGGTGGCCAACCGGGGTATCCCGGCCAGGCGCATCTGCCGTTCCATCACCGAAATGTTCAACGCCAAGGCGATAATGACCGCCACCGATGTCGATAAAACCTCTCCGGCGTCCTCCGGGGCCAACGAGCTCTTGATGCTCGGCTCCGATCCCCGTGCGTATCTTGATCAGGACAGAATCATACACGAGGCCAAGGCCAACAACGTGGTCGCCATCCATCCGGGTTGGGGGTTCTGTTCCGAAGACGACTCCTTCCCGGCCAAATGCGCCAAGGAAGGGATAATTTTCATTGGCCCCGAGCAGGAGCCCATGCGCATTCTGGGCAACAAGGTAGCCGTGCGCAAGCTGGCCATCGAGCAGGGCGTGCCCGTTGTTCCCGGCTCCGAAGGAGCCGTGTCCATCCCCGAGGCGCGCAAGATCGCCCAGGAGATCGGCTTCCCGGTGATGCTCAAGGCCGAGGGCGGCGGCGGTGGCCGCGGCATCTACGAGGTCTATCAGGAAGAGGACCTCGAAAACGCCTTTTCCAAGGCTTCGGCCCTGGCCCAGGCCTCCTTCGGCAACCCCCGCCTGTACGTGGAGAAGCTGCTGACCTCGGTGCGCCACATCGAGATTCAGGTCATCGCGGACCAGTACGGCAACGTGTTCTGCATGGACGAGCGCGACTGCACGGTCCAGCGCAACCACCAGAAGCTCATCGAGATCACTCCGTCCCCGTGGCCCAAGTTCAACCCAGAGCTGCGCGCACAGCTCAAGGATTACGCCCGGCGCCTGGTCTCGGCCGTGGGCTATTACTCCCTGGCCACCGTCGAGTTTCTGGTGGACGGCGACGGCGTGCCGTACCTCATCGAGGTCAACACCCGCCTCCAGGTGGAGCACGGCATCACCGAATGCCGCTACGGCATCGACCTGGTCGAAGAGCAGATCGCCATCGCCTTTGGATCCAAGCTGCGCCTGAACGAAGAGAACACCAAGCCGTTCCAGTGGGCCATGCAGTGCCGCATCAACTGTGAGGATCCGCAGAAGCATTTCGAACCCAACTCCGGGCGCCTTACCCGGTATGTCTCGCCCGGTGGTCAGGGCATCCGCATCGACTCCTGCGTGGGCGACGGCTACCGCTTTCCGTCCAACTACGACTCCGCGGCCTCCCTGCTGATCGCCTACGGCAACTCCTGGAAAAAGGTCGTGGCCCTGATGAGCCGGGCCCTGCGCGAGTACATGATCGGCGGGGTGAAGACGACCATTCCCTTCCACCGCAAGATCATCGACCATCAGCGGTTCATCGACGCGGACTACGATACAAATTTCGTCCGTCAGAACTACGCCGAGCTCATGGACTACTCCGACCGCGAGCCGGATTCCCTGCGCCTGACCCGGCTGGTGGCCGAGATCTCGGCCCAGGGCTACAACAAGTACGTCCAGCTCGGTGAATACCGGGGCCGCGAGGACAGGCGAGTGGGCCGGTTCCACCTGGCCAAGCCGCCTGAGGTGTCCTCCTGGTTCGAGCCGCGCTTTTCGCGCAAGATGGACCGCGACGCCATCCTGGACACCCTGCGCACGGACCGCGAGGCAGGGATTATCCACATGACGGACACCACGACCCGCGACATCACCCAGTCCAACAGCGGCAACCGGTTCCGTCTGGCCGAGGACCGCATCATCGGTCCCTCCCTCGACAAGTGCGGCTTCTTCTCCCTGGAGAACGGCGGCGGGGCGCACTTCCACGTGGCCATGCTCGCCAATATGACCTATCCCTTCACCGAGGCGGCCGAGTGGAACAAGTTCGCGCCCGACACCCTCAAGCAGATTCTCATCCGGTCCACCAACATTTTGGGCTACAAGCCGCAGCCCAAGAACGTCATGCGGTTGACCGGCGAGATGATCAACGAGCACTACGAAATCATCCGCTGTTTCGACTTCCTCAACCATGTTGATAATATGCGGCCTTTCGCCGAAGTCGCCATGAACTCGAAGCGGAACATCTTCGAGCCCGCGATCTCCCTGTCCTGGGCCAAGGGGTTCACGGTCGAGCGCTACATGACCGTGACCGACGAGATCATCCGCATGTGTTCCGAGGCGGCGGGCCTCAGCCGCAAGCAGACCGAGAAGACGATCATCCTCGGCCTCAAGGACATGGGCGGCGTGTGTCCCCCGAGGTTCATGCGCGAGCTCATTTCCGCCATTACCAAGAAATATCCCGAACTGGTTATCCACAGCCACCGGCACTACACCGACGGGCTGTTCGTTCCGACCATGGGCGCGGCCGCCGAGGCCGGTGCGCACATCGTGGACGTGGCCATCGGCGCATCGGTGCGCTGGTACGGCCAGGGCGAAGTCCTGTCCACGGCGGCCTACATCGAGGACGAGATCGGGCTCAAGACCCATCTCGACAAGGACATGATCCGGGCCACCAACTTCCGGCTCAAGCAGATCATGCCGTACTACGACCGCTACACCGCCCCGTACTTTCAGGGCATCGACCACGACGTGGTCCGCCACGGCATGCCCGGCGGCGCGACGTCCTCCTCGCAGGAGGGAGCGCTCAAGCAGGGCTACATCAAGCTGTTGCCGTACATGCTCAAGTTCCTGGAAGGGACCCGCAAGGTGGTTCGCTACCATGACGTCACCCCCGGATCCCAGATCACCTGGAACACCGCCTTCCTGGCCGTGACCGGGGCCTACAAGCGTGGCGGCGCGCGGGAAGTGCGGCGGCTGCTGAACATGCTGGACGTGGTCAACCTGTGCCGAGAGGACGAACTGACCGATCTCGAACGCGAGGCACGGCTCGACCTGTACCGCGATTCCAATGACGCCTTCCGCAACCTGCTGCTCGGCAAGTTCGGCAAGCTGCCTTTGGGCTTCCCGGCGGACTGGGTGTACCAGTCCGCATTCGGCTCCGGCTGGGAGACGGCCATCAAGGAGCGTACCGAGGCATCGCCGCTGACCACCCTCAAAGACGTGGACCTGGTGGCCGAGAAGAAGGCGCTGCAGTCCCGCCTGCACCGGCAGCCCAGCGAGGAAGAGTTCATCATGTATCTCAACCACCCGGGCGACGCCATCAAGACCATCGACTTCTGCGAGAAGTTCGGCAACATCAACAACCTGCCCGTGGACGTCTGGTTCGAGGGGCTGGAGAAGGGCGAGGTCCTGGACTTCCAAGGCAACTGCCAGAAGCCGCACCTCATGCGCATCCTGGACATCTCCGAGCCCGACGAGAACGGCATGGCCGTTGTCCGCTATGTTCTTGACTCCGAGATCATGAGCCATCAGGTCAAGGTGGCCGAGGCCGAGGTCGGGGGCAAGGACGCCACCGAGATGGCCGATCCGGCCAACGTCTACCACGTGGGTTCGCCCAGCAACGGCGACCTGTGGGTCACCCATGTCCGGCCCGGCGACCGCGTCAAGGCCGGCGAGGAGCTGTTCAACATCTCCATCATGAAGCAGGAGAAGGCGGTCCTGGCGCCGGTGAGCGGCATGGTCCGCAGGGTCATCAAGTCCGCCAACTACACCGAGGACAAGAAGATGATCCCGGTGGTGGAAGGGGAGCTGCTCGTGGAGCTCGGACCCGAGGCCGGTACCTGCCCCACCTGCAAGGTCGACGTGCCCATGGAGGATTGCAACTTCTGCCCCAATTGCGGCCAGAAACTGTAA
- a CDS encoding motility protein A produces MDIATLIGLVGAFALVITTIFMGGNAAGFIDIPSVVVVIGGTFAVTFIMFPMGVVINAFKVGMKTFLFKSADPQDIIKLITSLADTARKESLVALEKVNIDDEFLKKGVMLVVDGSSEGLVRSVMEIELEFMKQRHRQGQAVFKGMGTMAPAFGMIGTLIGLVNMLSNLSDPSSIGPAMAVALLTTFYGAIMANVMFLPMATKLEERSAEDVLFMQIMIEGVSSLQRGDHPSVVKEKLQAFLSPALRETT; encoded by the coding sequence ATGGATATCGCAACTCTTATCGGGCTGGTCGGGGCCTTTGCCCTGGTCATCACAACCATTTTCATGGGCGGCAACGCGGCGGGCTTCATCGATATCCCTTCGGTGGTGGTCGTCATCGGCGGTACCTTTGCCGTTACCTTCATCATGTTTCCCATGGGCGTGGTCATCAACGCTTTCAAGGTCGGCATGAAGACGTTCCTGTTCAAGTCGGCCGATCCCCAGGACATCATCAAGCTGATCACCTCCCTGGCCGATACCGCCCGCAAGGAAAGCCTGGTTGCGCTGGAAAAGGTCAACATCGACGACGAATTCCTTAAAAAAGGCGTGATGCTGGTTGTGGACGGCTCCAGCGAAGGGCTGGTCCGGTCGGTCATGGAGATCGAGCTGGAATTCATGAAGCAGCGCCACCGCCAGGGACAGGCCGTGTTCAAGGGCATGGGCACCATGGCTCCGGCCTTCGGCATGATCGGCACACTCATCGGCCTAGTCAACATGCTCTCCAACCTGTCCGACCCTTCGTCCATCGGTCCGGCCATGGCCGTGGCCCTGCTGACCACCTTCTACGGGGCCATCATGGCCAACGTCATGTTTCTGCCCATGGCCACCAAGCTGGAGGAGCGGTCCGCGGAGGACGTCCTGTTCATGCAGATCATGATCGAGGGCGTCTCCTCCCTGCAGCGCGGCGACCATCCGTCGGTGGTCAAGGAAAAGCTGCAGGCCTTTCTCTCCCCGGCCCTGCGCGAAACGACCTAG
- a CDS encoding DUF342 domain-containing protein gives MLFFLKHYFDPDWDPAKLKPEELADGSVDHHERQFVKNVAAGDLIAEWIPVEEAGEDLDERFVSEEKAFPAGKGTGIKREYPDKLFAAVDGYVCYKEGRILVRNPLTVHSDIDYHTGNVDFVGNVVVEGSVRSGFIIEASDVRVNDQVEGATIKARGSLDCRGGVKGGKEALLKAGKDMRLSFCEYATLLSGGDIMIKGALMHSDVYAGKRLAVGGRLTGGNICAYNYIYVGEQLGGGMDTDTSLVLGYKPSLLFADQRYNVRIKALHEDIASFEKVLNKGDEFRAEYQPRLESARRELNLLKNMKVKLWDGIYTTERLDDCRVLVPGVVKPGVEICIGSAYYKVDDFLEDVFFYHDNGEVKIGASAAKSKK, from the coding sequence ATGCTGTTTTTCCTGAAACACTACTTCGATCCCGACTGGGACCCGGCCAAACTCAAACCGGAAGAACTGGCGGACGGCAGCGTGGACCATCACGAACGCCAGTTCGTCAAGAACGTGGCCGCCGGAGACCTCATCGCCGAATGGATTCCTGTGGAAGAGGCGGGCGAGGATCTGGATGAACGGTTCGTGTCGGAAGAGAAGGCCTTCCCGGCGGGCAAGGGCACGGGCATCAAGCGGGAGTACCCCGACAAGCTCTTCGCGGCCGTGGACGGCTACGTCTGCTACAAGGAAGGGAGGATTCTCGTCCGCAACCCGCTGACGGTCCATTCGGACATCGATTATCACACGGGCAACGTGGATTTCGTGGGCAACGTGGTGGTTGAGGGGTCCGTGCGCAGCGGCTTCATCATCGAAGCCTCCGACGTTCGGGTCAACGACCAGGTGGAAGGGGCGACCATCAAAGCCCGTGGGAGCCTGGACTGCCGAGGCGGCGTCAAGGGCGGCAAGGAAGCGCTGCTCAAGGCCGGAAAGGACATGAGGTTGTCCTTCTGCGAATACGCGACCCTGCTGTCGGGCGGCGACATCATGATCAAGGGCGCGCTGATGCACAGCGACGTCTATGCGGGCAAGCGGCTGGCCGTGGGCGGCAGGCTCACCGGCGGGAACATCTGTGCCTACAACTACATCTATGTGGGCGAGCAACTGGGGGGCGGCATGGACACCGACACCTCCCTGGTCCTGGGTTACAAACCTTCGCTGCTTTTCGCCGACCAGCGGTACAATGTGCGGATCAAGGCCCTGCACGAGGACATCGCCTCTTTTGAAAAGGTCTTGAACAAGGGCGATGAATTCAGGGCCGAGTACCAGCCCCGGCTCGAGTCGGCCCGCAGGGAACTGAACCTGCTCAAGAACATGAAGGTCAAGCTGTGGGACGGCATCTACACCACCGAACGGCTGGACGATTGCCGGGTTCTGGTCCCGGGCGTGGTCAAGCCGGGCGTGGAAATCTGCATCGGTTCGGCGTATTACAAAGTGGATGATTTTTTGGAAGATGTTTTCTTCTACCATGACAACGGTGAAGTTAAAATCGGCGCTTCGGCTGCAAAGAGCAAGAAATAG
- a CDS encoding OmpA/MotB family protein has protein sequence MAKAEEVIRRKPPEDPPGDEGLPPWMATFADMVTLLLCFFVLLLSFAQQSEEKFRDALGSLKGAFGVKEVRAVSDEMAQFNTSSEATEKMASSISHDQRLLLSVVMRVKSMLDNMDAKLKEGAGVSADRDGVVFSASSAALFNPGTAELRPEASEILNAVIKVLKDYKLNLVVRGHTDDRPIHTAKYPSNWELSAARAAVALDYIVSKGGIEINRAKAVGYADTRPEVPNDTEADRLKNQRVEFYMHMPQRDAW, from the coding sequence ATGGCCAAGGCCGAAGAAGTCATACGCAGAAAACCGCCGGAGGATCCGCCGGGCGACGAAGGATTGCCGCCGTGGATGGCGACCTTCGCCGACATGGTTACTCTTTTATTGTGTTTTTTCGTCCTCCTGCTGTCCTTTGCCCAGCAGAGCGAGGAGAAGTTCCGCGACGCGCTGGGCTCGCTCAAGGGCGCCTTCGGCGTCAAGGAGGTCCGGGCGGTCTCCGACGAGATGGCCCAATTCAACACCAGCTCCGAGGCGACCGAGAAGATGGCTTCGTCCATCTCCCATGATCAGCGGCTGCTCCTGTCCGTGGTCATGCGGGTGAAGTCCATGCTCGATAATATGGACGCGAAGCTCAAGGAGGGGGCGGGCGTGAGTGCGGACCGCGACGGCGTGGTCTTCAGCGCCAGCTCGGCCGCGCTGTTCAACCCCGGTACCGCAGAACTCCGGCCCGAGGCTTCGGAGATCCTGAATGCGGTGATCAAGGTCCTCAAGGACTACAAATTGAACCTCGTGGTTCGGGGCCATACGGACGACCGGCCCATCCACACGGCCAAATATCCGTCCAACTGGGAGCTGTCCGCGGCGCGCGCCGCCGTGGCCTTGGACTACATCGTCAGCAAGGGCGGGATCGAGATCAACCGGGCGAAGGCCGTGGGGTATGCGGATACTCGGCCCGAGGTGCCCAACGACACCGAGGCGGACCGGCTGAAGAACCAGCGGGTCGAATTCTACATGCACATGCCCCAACGGGATGCCTGGTAG
- a CDS encoding PEP/pyruvate-binding domain-containing protein — protein sequence MAKAKNDATDNAPAAKAKKPDAKVESLKQKLVLNGAEIKKIGEDAELLVGGKNYNTAIISQVSGIRAPEFRAISSNAFHILLDETKVNAAVVRATVDKEYNKIDWNSDAVNEDSDYLQHFVREVGKKIREESKKQSGTPIRLRTFINNVVEGFATSPEGIDQLRMRSVLVQSAILSVEMPEGVGKEVKGAYQSICKEAGLDDVPVAVRSSAAGEDSRKKAFAGLQDTYLNIVGEDECLEAYHWDCASAYNLRSMTYRREAILDAITKAEKTGDDAIAETAKKEWAIEHTSLSVCIMRMINPVISGTAFSADTATGCRGTDRNDLVSIDASYGLGEAVVGGMVTPDKFYVFQRDGGREVVIRYMGCKEKKIVYKEDGSGTHVVKVADNEVFRWALSIAQAETVAQGVRNISRAYGGMIMDTEFCIDKTDRLWFVQARPETRWNEDFELHPHTIFMRRLEVDKKAIDSAEVILEGNGASRGAGQGTVKYLRSALELNKINKGDILAAERTDPDMVPGMRIASAILADVGGDTSHAAITSRELGIPAIIGIQRLEALRSMDGQQVTVDGSRGKVYRGELPLVEVGGEINVSELPATKTKVGLILADVGQALFLSRLRNVPDFEVGLLRAEFMLGNIGVHPMALEAYDKDVLNDLVEEKLQEMDHHLTKVMKEQLDSGLITMPLKLREYVGLITGLTREMESLAEQEGARSTDEVLAMHRRLREMDHKLDEHISHATERLDVLKTSIDPEAHVAVVLGYHDMLEPIPSVRTEAWKIRQQHEKIVTEYVARLQEDPEFEAHIDKITRLREEVALKMGLKSEMDEVATLPDRIRRLLESRGYTTGKENYIQTLSQGLALFAMAFYGSNIIYRTTDFKSNEYRNLLGGSLFEAHEDNPMIGYRGVSRNIHDWELEAFKLARGIYGGRNLSIMFPFVRTLEEARSMKRYLKQVHNLESGKDDLKVILMAEIPSNAILCKEFLKEVDGFSIGSNDMTQMVLATDRDNASLQHIYDEEDPAVVWAILSAIFAGQKVGKKVGFCGQGVSNSVILRGLVAIAGIVSASVVPDTYHQTKLDMAEIESENIKTSELGAWLKKQHMVKLQELLEANSYGHILKKYKSPEDFMEWYEGELDRFSEQLRDHMETPKEEFYRQEMEQFRATFHKPVIYASWDWHHTVEDSMHHAGFATFEEQEAALEKQRKKQW from the coding sequence ATGGCCAAAGCCAAGAATGACGCAACGGATAACGCACCGGCAGCCAAAGCCAAGAAACCCGATGCCAAGGTGGAGAGTCTCAAGCAGAAGCTCGTCCTGAACGGCGCCGAAATCAAGAAGATCGGCGAGGATGCCGAACTGCTGGTCGGCGGCAAGAACTACAACACGGCCATTATCAGCCAGGTGTCGGGCATTCGCGCACCGGAGTTCCGGGCCATTTCCTCCAATGCATTTCATATCCTCCTGGACGAGACCAAGGTGAACGCCGCCGTGGTCCGGGCCACGGTGGACAAGGAGTACAACAAGATCGACTGGAACTCCGACGCGGTCAACGAGGACTCCGACTACCTCCAGCATTTCGTCCGTGAAGTGGGCAAGAAGATCCGCGAGGAATCCAAGAAACAGTCCGGCACCCCCATCCGGCTGCGCACCTTCATCAACAACGTAGTCGAGGGCTTCGCCACCTCCCCGGAGGGCATCGACCAACTGCGCATGCGTTCTGTCCTGGTCCAGTCGGCCATCCTGTCCGTGGAAATGCCCGAAGGAGTGGGCAAGGAAGTCAAGGGCGCGTACCAGTCCATCTGCAAGGAAGCCGGTCTGGACGACGTTCCCGTGGCCGTGCGCTCCTCGGCGGCGGGCGAGGACAGCCGCAAGAAGGCCTTTGCCGGACTCCAGGACACCTACCTTAACATAGTCGGCGAGGACGAGTGCCTCGAGGCCTACCATTGGGATTGCGCCTCGGCCTACAACCTGCGCTCCATGACCTATCGCCGCGAGGCCATTCTCGACGCCATCACCAAGGCCGAGAAGACCGGCGACGACGCCATCGCCGAGACCGCCAAGAAGGAGTGGGCCATCGAGCACACCTCCCTGTCCGTGTGCATCATGCGGATGATCAATCCGGTCATCTCGGGCACGGCGTTCAGCGCGGACACCGCCACCGGGTGCCGCGGCACGGACCGCAACGACCTCGTGTCCATCGATGCCAGCTATGGCTTGGGCGAGGCGGTCGTCGGCGGCATGGTCACCCCGGACAAGTTCTACGTCTTCCAGCGCGACGGCGGCCGCGAGGTGGTCATCCGCTACATGGGCTGCAAGGAAAAGAAGATCGTCTACAAGGAGGACGGCAGCGGCACCCACGTGGTCAAGGTCGCCGACAACGAGGTCTTCCGCTGGGCCCTGTCCATCGCCCAGGCCGAGACCGTGGCTCAGGGCGTGCGCAACATCTCCCGGGCCTACGGCGGCATGATCATGGACACCGAGTTCTGCATCGACAAGACCGACCGGCTGTGGTTCGTCCAGGCCCGGCCCGAGACCCGTTGGAACGAGGATTTCGAGCTCCATCCGCACACCATTTTCATGCGCCGCCTCGAGGTGGACAAGAAGGCCATCGACTCGGCCGAGGTCATCCTCGAAGGCAACGGCGCGTCCCGCGGCGCGGGCCAGGGGACGGTCAAGTACCTGCGCTCCGCCCTGGAACTGAACAAGATCAACAAGGGCGACATCCTGGCCGCCGAGCGCACCGATCCTGACATGGTTCCGGGCATGCGCATCGCCTCGGCCATCCTGGCCGACGTGGGCGGCGACACCAGCCACGCGGCCATCACTTCGCGCGAGCTGGGCATCCCGGCCATCATCGGCATCCAGCGCCTGGAGGCCCTGCGCTCCATGGACGGCCAGCAGGTCACCGTGGACGGCTCTCGCGGCAAGGTCTACCGGGGCGAGCTGCCCCTGGTGGAGGTCGGCGGCGAGATCAACGTCAGCGAACTGCCCGCCACCAAGACCAAGGTCGGCCTGATCCTGGCCGACGTGGGGCAGGCCCTGTTCCTGTCCCGCCTGCGCAACGTGCCCGATTTCGAGGTCGGCCTGCTGCGCGCCGAGTTCATGCTCGGCAACATCGGCGTCCATCCCATGGCGCTTGAGGCCTACGACAAGGACGTCCTCAACGACCTGGTGGAGGAAAAGCTCCAGGAGATGGACCACCATTTGACCAAGGTTATGAAGGAGCAATTGGATTCCGGCCTGATCACCATGCCCCTGAAGCTGCGCGAGTACGTCGGCCTGATCACCGGCCTGACCCGCGAGATGGAGTCTCTGGCCGAGCAGGAGGGCGCCCGCAGCACGGACGAAGTCCTGGCCATGCACCGCCGTCTGCGTGAAATGGACCACAAGCTCGACGAGCATATCTCTCACGCCACCGAGCGTCTCGACGTGCTCAAGACCTCCATCGACCCCGAGGCCCACGTGGCCGTGGTCCTGGGCTACCACGACATGCTCGAGCCCATTCCGTCGGTCCGCACCGAGGCCTGGAAAATCCGTCAGCAGCATGAAAAGATCGTGACCGAATACGTGGCCCGTCTTCAGGAGGACCCCGAATTCGAGGCCCATATCGACAAGATCACCCGGTTGCGCGAGGAAGTCGCCCTCAAGATGGGGCTGAAGTCCGAGATGGACGAGGTGGCGACCCTGCCCGACCGGATCCGCCGGCTGCTCGAATCGCGCGGTTATACCACCGGCAAGGAGAACTACATCCAGACCCTGTCCCAGGGCCTGGCCCTGTTCGCCATGGCCTTCTATGGCTCCAACATCATTTACCGGACCACGGACTTCAAGTCCAACGAGTACCGCAACCTGCTGGGCGGTTCCCTGTTCGAGGCCCACGAGGACAACCCCATGATCGGTTACCGTGGCGTCTCGCGGAACATCCACGATTGGGAGCTTGAGGCCTTCAAACTGGCGAGGGGCATCTACGGCGGCCGGAACCTGTCCATCATGTTCCCATTCGTGCGCACCCTGGAAGAGGCCCGCTCCATGAAGCGCTACCTCAAGCAGGTCCACAACCTGGAATCCGGCAAGGACGACCTCAAGGTCATCCTCATGGCCGAGATCCCGAGCAACGCCATCCTGTGCAAGGAGTTCCTCAAGGAAGTGGACGGCTTCTCCATCGGTTCCAACGACATGACCCAGATGGTCCTGGCTACGGACCGCGACAACGCCAGCCTGCAGCACATCTACGACGAGGAGGACCCGGCCGTCGTCTGGGCCATCCTGTCCGCCATCTTCGCGGGCCAGAAGGTCGGCAAGAAGGTCGGCTTCTGCGGCCAGGGCGTGTCCAACTCGGTGATCCTGCGCGGCCTGGTGGCCATTGCGGGCATCGTGTCCGCCTCGGTGGTGCCCGACACCTACCACCAGACCAAACTGGACATGGCCGAGATCGAGTCCGAAAACATCAAGACCAGCGAGCTCGGGGCCTGGCTCAAGAAGCAGCACATGGTCAAGCTGCAGGAGCTCCTGGAGGCCAACAGCTACGGACACATCCTCAAGAAATACAAGTCCCCTGAGGACTTCATGGAATGGTACGAGGGCGAGCTCGACCGCTTCAGCGAACAGCTCCGCGACCACATGGAGACCCCCAAGGAGGAGTTCTATCGTCAGGAGATGGAGCAGTTCCGCGCCACCTTCCACAAGCCGGTCATCTACGCTAGCTGGGATTGGCACCACACCGTGGAGGATTCCATGCACCACGCCGGTTTCGCCACCTTCGAGGAGCAGGAAGCGGCCCTGGAAAAGCAGCGCAAGAAGCAGTGGTAA
- a CDS encoding flagellar protein FlaG, with protein MNIPMMNIDMKQELRSESAVPAKAVQKPPVPGDSIRRDDAVVAQDEAQPDRQSGNPTREELDALIAEAEDHLESKNIKLKFNVLENNDTIQVEIVDSDGKTIRKIPEDDLLKLTKSLKSLGQGFLDKMS; from the coding sequence ATGAATATCCCCATGATGAACATCGACATGAAGCAAGAACTGCGCTCGGAGAGCGCCGTTCCGGCCAAGGCTGTGCAGAAGCCGCCCGTTCCGGGCGATTCGATCCGGCGCGATGACGCGGTCGTGGCCCAGGACGAGGCACAGCCTGACAGGCAATCCGGCAACCCCACCCGGGAAGAACTCGACGCCTTGATCGCCGAGGCCGAGGATCACCTCGAGTCCAAGAACATCAAGCTGAAGTTCAACGTCCTGGAGAACAACGACACGATTCAGGTGGAGATCGTCGATTCCGACGGAAAGACCATACGCAAGATTCCGGAGGATGACCTGCTCAAGCTGACCAAGTCCCTGAAGAGTCTCGGTCAGGGGTTCCTGGACAAGATGTCCTAG